The sequence below is a genomic window from Rhodococcus sp. 4CII.
GGCCCACGATCAGGTTTGCGACGTCGGTGACCGAGCGCCTGCGCTGCCCCTCCAGTTCGGCAGCGACCGCTGCGAGCGTGTCATCCGTCGTCGCACCCTGGCGGATTGCCATTGCCAGGCGATAGCTGCGCTCGTTGATACCGGCAACCATGCGCGCACTCATCTCGATGCGGTCGCCAGTGGTGCGGCCGGTACCGATCGCCGTATAGACGGGCCGGTCGGCCAACGGCACCTCCTCGTCGTCGCCGGCGACGGCGGTCTCCAGCGCCGACTTCAACAGGCCGGCCTTCGATCCGAACGTCGCGTAGACGGTTTCGACGGACACCGCCGCGTCCCGCGCAACTTCCCTCATGCCGGTGCCGACCCAGCCGCGCTCGGCGAACATTCGGGTGGCGGCGTCGAG
It includes:
- a CDS encoding TetR/AcrR family transcriptional regulator, translated to MAKVESDSTAPGGSGTRRYRSPLRRMQAAQTRAVVLDAATRMFAERGWVGTGMREVARDAAVSVETVYATFGSKAGLLKSALETAVAGDDEEVPLADRPVYTAIGTGRTTGDRIEMSARMVAGINERSYRLAMAIRQGATTDDTLAAVAAELEGQRRRSVTDVANLIVGRPAHPGQVDELWLQTHDQVYALLVDECGWSRVRYESWLIDRIEEILDRPV